The DNA window CCACATACTTACATGTGCCAGGATAAAGATTAAGTTATCTTTCATGCTCCGTTTTAATTGAATTCTCCAATTTTTCCATAGCTGACGACGGTATGATTTGTCGTTTTACCTCGGATGCTAAAGACAAACCAATGGGATGCAGTATTCTAATAACCACTTACTCCATGATTACGCATACACAAAAAAGATCTTGGGAAGCAGAACAAACAATGCGATGGTTGCAGGAACAAGAATGGGGTATCATGGTCCTAGATGGTCAGTAATAGTTTTTAATACTGCCTCAAATTtgtcctttcattttttcctcttacCTCCTTAAATTACTTATTTGGTGTTACTATGGTAAATGAAGGGTGAAGTTGTTGCACCTCACAAAGTGGGACTTAAATATACCCAAATAAAGGCATTGTTCACAGcttaaatcagtttttttttttttttttttttttttttttttttttaaatctgaatGTCTTATGATCAAGGGTCGTactcatagtcgttccttaaacgtTAAGGCCTCTTTAAGCCTTAAAAGTCACATTGATAAAAAAGGCCTTAACATCCAAAGAACAATTATGAATAAGAACCCATGTGAAAACAAGGAAGGATGAAATAGTAATAAAACTGCTCTAGCCTAGTGGAAAAGTCCATATGGGCTAGCACAGCAGTGAAAGCAGTAACTGAATATGATAATGCAAGTCCTTGTTTTGACAGCTGTATTCTGAGATCTCAATTTGCCATGCCAAAAAAAGATTTTGATACTTGACTTATTAAATGATAAAAGAATCAGTAATGACACCTCCTAACTTGTGTTTCTTCTTCCgtatgtgaagaatattctacgAAAATTACAATTAATAATGTAGATTTGTTTACATTAGAGCAATGGAAAGAAAGTGCTTATGAGTTGCGTGTCTGTTTGGATAGCATATCCATTTAGAATTTATTCATACCTTCATACACCTTACCAAATGTCCATTTACTTATTgaatttgtcttcttttttcataGAGGTGCACACCATCCCTGCTAAAATGTTCCGAAGAGTTTTAACCCTGGTTCAGTCCCACTGCAAATTGGGACTCACTGCAACCTTGCTCCGAGAAGATGACAAGATCGCTGACTTGAATTTCTTAATCGGACCTAAATTGTACGAAGCCAACTGGTTGGAGCTCCAGAAGAGAGGCTTCATTGCACGGGTTCAGTGTGCAGAAGTATGGTGTCCAATGACTCCAGAATTCTACCGCGAATACTTGATGTGCAAAACTTCTAAAAAATTAGTATGTATTTGTTTTGAAATGCTTCTTACTATATGCAAACATTCCTGATCAAAAATGTAAATAAgacttaaaaattttccaaagaatgAGAGAAATATATTTTCTAGTTTTCAAATCTAGTATGATAAGTATTTGAACATCAAGAAGTAGGTACACATGTCAGGAAGGGACATTCAGAATGTTAGCTCTCAAGAATGCAATAATTGTAACAATTTATATGCTCGGCTGacgtttccttgattttttttaagtgcaCAAGGCTTAAACATATTATTCATACAGATGCTCAGGTGTCAGAAACAAGTAATGTGTAAGTTTTCCAAGCGAGGTAAAACCATCAAAAAAGTATAAGCTCACCTGTGTACCTTGTGGAATAATTGCCcctctgaaaaatcaatttGTTGCCGAATCTGTGATGAGGGACCCTATCATCTAGGAGAAAATTCTCTTAAACTCTTTTTAGAGCCTTGAATCATGATTTTCTATAACCTTTTATTTGTCCTGGATTCAGgagtcacatttttttaaatatttgagctTTCAGAGTCAAACTTGCGCCAAGATTTCTAGATTTTCACCCACTGTTCATTTGCAAAgagttaaggaaaattttctttcagaagatATGGTCCATTTTCACAGATCAGGTCAATGATTAGCTAAATGATAACATTGAATTTCATCTGATCTGTCTAACATTGAGCATGATGAGTGTCGATTTCGAACGCTTTTTTTGGATAcagataaaataaaatctcaATGATACTTTGTAGTCATTGCAGTGCTGAGCTTCAATTTTCAGAGGCCTCGAGCACCCACATTACCTAATGCCTAAGTGATTAGTATGTATaaccaatataattttttcaaatgcatcttcttatttttttgcgCAGTTATTATATGTAATGAATCCCAACAAGTTCCGTGCATGTCAGTTCCTTGTGCGTTACCATGAGAGGCGAGGAGACAAGACAATCGTTTTCTCCGACAATGTGTTCGCCCTTAAACACTACGCTATCAAAATGAACAAGCCTTACATCTATGGACCCACATCTCAGGTAAAAGGCTTATTAGTTCTGTACAGATATACCCTCAGGATAAAATGCTCACCATTAGCCCTTCTTGGCTGAATCAACAGCATCCGATGCAAGTCTCAGGTAGAATGATAGAAAAGTACAGATTTGGCTCAactgaaaaatgatttaaatttgcaaatgtttttcctccgattttttagagaattttgttcgtaatttgatttgaagtatctgaaaatttctaggaaaaatattcatgattttccttaAATATAAATACTtgatgagaggaaattttgcaactttccaatgctcatacggcgtttttcccaaaCACGGAAGTATTGATGCAGTATTTTGTGAATGGTTAGAGTTTGCAGTTGAATTTTTAAGGCCTCGCATTCATACATTTCTTTATGATATTGCATTTCCAAAAGAGATAGTTAGATAAGAAATAGTAAAGGTCTTTGTATTTCAATACTTACTTATGTACTTCTTTTTTACGAAGAGTATATGAATACATGTTTAATAGCCTAGTGCTTTTATCTATTTCAGGCAGAACGAATTCAGattctacaaaatttcaaactgaatCCGAAAGTCAATACCATTTTTGTCAGTAAAGTGGCTGATACATCGTTTGATTTACCAGAGGCCAACGTACTGATTCAAATTTCTTCTCATGGTGGATCTCGTAGACAAGAAGCACAACGTTTGGGAAGAATTTTGCGAGCAAAAAAAGGTTCGTTCACTAATAGAAAACGCACCTTATTTCTCTCTTTTGTCTCTTGAAAGAAAGTATTCCAGAATTAGTCTATCATAATATCTTGTGCTTACTCAGGATCATATCactgtgaaactgcaaaaaagtaGAGCTctgttgcagtgttttaaaatctccaggAAGCTAAACCAacagttttatttttcacagaatattcttcacacaaaaaagaaaaatcatcgaatttttcaaaaaagaacattcagtagttttccatacACCTAAAGTAAAAAgcatgataggaagtctgcaatgccgTGAACTGAGGTACGCGTCTCTGCAGCTTCTATCGATACGTAAAAGAAATAGTGACCAGTCAGGATATATTGAGGTAATTTAGATAGTTAAGGGTAAATAGAGAAATTAACCAGAATAAAGCATCATGAATGGGATAAATGTAAAATCGACAGGGATGAATAGGTATGAATTAGGATACATTAGGTCAATCTGGGAATAAACAGAATCAGATGGAAGAAATTGGGACACAGTGATataaatcttgaaaaataagaatagaTCTCTGTAAATctcgttaaattttgatgtgttTACATCCGAACATGAAGCATTCATCACACATTATTTCtacacattttttactttttcaaatttcaggtgCCATTGCAGAAGAGTACAATGCATTCTTCTACACACTTGTATCTCAGGACACGCTAGAAATGAGCTACTCCAGAAAAAGGCAGCGGTTTCTAATTAATCAGGGTTACAGTTACAAAGTCATCACAAAACTGTCTGGAATAGATGATGTAAGTCcatatttaaagaatttttaatgtttaagaATCATCTTACAATATGAGCTGAGTGTATCTCCTAACTATTTGCACATTCTGAAATACATTGTGCCTTTGCAAGAGACATAAAGCCAGCTCATCCACAAACCTGCTCACAATATTTTTGCAGTTTGTctccctcaaattttttaagtgtcATGCTGGGCTTCCTTTATTTTACGTTTTCTATTCTCATTCATCTGTTTACGAAAGGTTGTGCTTTTTGTTTTGGATTCACAACATAGGCATAAGTTCTGGTGCTTACTTTTCGTAGTTCGTGTCTCtctcctaatttttcctcttttttcctccctttactTCGGTCCTCCATACATCTCCtctttttttgtcattgttcTGAGCCCACGTCTGACAGTACACGACAAAATCACTCAGCACAGACCCTCAACTAGCTCATAATGAAAGGTATCAAGCATACTGTATATTTTACTTTAAGGTTAGCACAGTAATACATTGTTTATCAGTCATTTTTGGCATTTACagagatatttttatttttttcatttttttctcattgaataTTACTACTTAACCAACAATAATACAATAATGGCAGTTTTTTTCTCtcgcttttttcttctttttttctttttttttaaatcaattatttCAATTTGTCTTTGACTgacatcaattttttcaaaataggaaACTGGTCTGCTATACACAACGAGAGAAGAACAGAACCAGCTTTTGCAGCAAGTACTACAAGCAAGTGAAATGGATGCAGATGAAGAACGAATTCCGGGAGAAGGTGGTTCCAGCGCAAAGGGCGTGAGAAGAGTAGCTGGCAACATTGGATCGCTTTCTGGAGCAGATGACGCTGTCTACATGGAGTACAGGACCAGGCCTGCCTCTAATGTGAAGCATCCtcttttcaaaaagttcagaaTGCGGTAGTAGAAGAAAAACTGCATGCTACCTCTCTCCTTTCATGATTAGCTGAATGTTCCATGAATATCTGCCGTGATGACATTTTCTGACCTCAATGGCGGAAGTCAAACAAAAGATGCGGACTTTTGTTCGGTTTTTCAACCTCCTCTCCATCCCTTCTCAGCTCAAAAAGCCTTTGCAACACGAGCCATAATTCTTGTCCAACATCATTTTAAATAAGAGAATATCATATTTTTCACTATCAAGTTGTTGCTTTGTCCTAAAACATTGTATACTGTAGGTAGTTGGATAccttaaataaaattgcaaatcaaATCATCCAACATTATACCCTCCGTATCATTGACTCAACATCAAATGCTCTCCATATGTAACCCTCTGTGTACTTATGCAGAGTTTCCTCTGAAGCAACTAAATtagttttgtcaaattttccatcaTTGCATTCTCCTTGGAATGGTTCCTAAATCTTTTCAATAGATTACTGTACATATTGTCaaagttaattattttttaatgaataaaaacttgttttttttttaaaaaaaaaaaattgttttttctagtgttttttcCCGCATATGTCTGAAGTCTTGAATCAGTATTTCAAGACACAGCGCCAACTCTAAGTCTCCTCTGAATGCACTCCAATGGTCCTCGAGCAATGTTTATAGAGAACATAttaggtatttttaattttttagtgtaGAAGATTTGATGGAATTTcctaatttaaaagttcagttTTTCTACCAAAAAAGAATTTCAATTGGTTCTCAGAAGCAAC is part of the Bemisia tabaci chromosome 1, PGI_BMITA_v3 genome and encodes:
- the hay gene encoding general transcription and DNA repair factor IIH helicase/translocase subunit XPB, which produces MGGMKRSKKDSEKKSKKRKKEDEEEDEYMVDTPGEAVDADGIPVAAKANVETVDEGVPEDEFGAKDYRKQMILKADHENRPLWVAPNGHIFLETFSPVYKHAHDFLIAIAEPVCRPEFIHEYKLTAYSLYAAVSVGLETKDIIEYLKRLSKTSVPDGIVEFINLCTLSYGKVKLVLKHNRYFIESPYPEVLQKLLKDPVIQECRLRRTADKDTLITDTQEKAVIPQFHGEASTSSATDQSKPDEKNGEAVPDDITDFYEKMDKAEEDNEEDTSLKTVSFEVNQEKIEVIQKRCIELEHPLLAEYDFRNDTVNPDTNIDLKPSAVLRPYQEKSLRKMFGNGRARSGVIVLPCGAGKSLVGVTACCTVRKRALVLCNSGVSVEQWKQQFKMWSTADDGMICRFTSDAKDKPMGCSILITTYSMITHTQKRSWEAEQTMRWLQEQEWGIMVLDEVHTIPAKMFRRVLTLVQSHCKLGLTATLLREDDKIADLNFLIGPKLYEANWLELQKRGFIARVQCAEVWCPMTPEFYREYLMCKTSKKLLLYVMNPNKFRACQFLVRYHERRGDKTIVFSDNVFALKHYAIKMNKPYIYGPTSQAERIQILQNFKLNPKVNTIFVSKVADTSFDLPEANVLIQISSHGGSRRQEAQRLGRILRAKKGAIAEEYNAFFYTLVSQDTLEMSYSRKRQRFLINQGYSYKVITKLSGIDDETGLLYTTREEQNQLLQQVLQASEMDADEERIPGEGGSSAKGVRRVAGNIGSLSGADDAVYMEYRTRPASNVKHPLFKKFRMR